The following nucleotide sequence is from Apodemus sylvaticus chromosome 2, mApoSyl1.1, whole genome shotgun sequence.
CTGAGTACTCTGAGGCCACGTTTCACTCTGTGCATTTGTTAATAAGCTAGGagaagccatctctgtggtcatcataagaaaacatagggagacagaggacacacatggctgcttacatCTCCTAGTCTCTATAGAGTGATGGGAGAACTGAGGTCCACTGAGGATGCATCTAAAGCCTGGACGAAACTCTGTGTGATGTCACTGGGTTCTAAGTCCTGCTGTTCTACTTTATAGGCCTCAGAGTAGTCTGTCTACACTCTATGCATTCCCAACATTtaagttcacttgtgttcttttacctacaggggctggcaggcagacatcatccCCTGTAACTCTCCTgagcaagaagcaggccaaggaggaagaggagaggctgacCAGAGAGCTGCAGCTCGTTACCCAGGAAGGAAATGAGCTGAGAGATCGCTTGATCTATGTCATagagggagccatgaacaagaggtatgCATCCCTCCAAATGCTGTGGTGTTTGTATGTAGTCCAAAATGCCACACTTGTCTTTTTAAGATGGTGAATCATAGGAAGAAGTATTTTCATGATATCCCTGGGCAAAACCTCGTGTCCCTAAACCCTTatcagaggagaggcagaacctgTAGTTTTCACAGGAGTAAGATGGGAAATGGAGTCCTCTGCATCCTCCAGGTCAAAAGTGGGACTTGTGGTCTGATtcagggatacagaaaatggagagtgaGTTCCCAGAAAGCATTTTGAAAGCCCTTGAAAGGAGGTGCTTTGTGAGGTtttaggagctgagagtttgctGTGAGTGTTTGTACTGGACTGGTAGGTGACTAAGTGCTGGAAACTGCTAGATGCAGAAGGCGGGGCCTGGTCccacattgttcatctcagtTCTTGACTAGACGCCTGAGGATCTGCCTGTTCCTCTTTTCTGTGTGTCTTATACTTTGAGACAGTAATGTTGTATTTCTTCTGCATATCACTGTGTTCTCTCTGATTCTGTCTCAGATTCACTCTTTCTCATTCTGtgactgtgtctaattttctccctctcatgtgtgtatacatgactgtatgtctgttttttgtgtgtacatgtgtgggggtGCACAAGATTGTGTTATCTCCTGGAAAAGAATTTTTGAATGTTTATATTCCTCTCTACTCTTCTAAATTCAGGGAACTGTGGCATCCAGGGTACTCTGAGACAGTAATGTTGCATACACTTCTTCTGAATCTCATCCtattctctctcattctgtctctatttctcatTCTGTGGCTCTTTGTCCTTTTCGCCTAATTTGTGTGTGCCAGTCTATGAGTCTGTTTGCttctacatgtacatacatgtacttctgttttatgtgtttatatttacCCCCACACTTAGGAATCTTGGTCTATGTGTTTTGGACTGAGGATTTAAATGCTGTTTCAAGGTGAGCTGAGTGCTGATGTCTGGGAGCCCCTACTTTAAATAGTTCTGGTCAGGCCAGGCAGAGGTAGCATATGgctttaattccatcacttgggagggagaagcaggaagatttctgaattcgaggccagcctggtctacagagtgatatccaggacagcaagggctacacagagaaaccctgcctcggggggaaaaaatcaagagagagagagagagagagagagagagagagagagagagagagagagagagagaggagaggagaggagaggagaggagaggagaggagaggagaggagaggagaggagaggagaggagaggagaggagaggagaggagaggagaagagaagagaagagaagagaagaggggaggggtgaaaaggggagaagaagggaggggatgggggaggagggaaaggaaggagaggagaggagaggagaggaggggagaggagaggaggggaggggagaggagaggagacagagattcttgtGGTTAAAGTAGGAATCAAATTAAATAGCATTGATCCTTCCCTTCATGGGCACACTTATGCATACAGCTGCATCTCTTGGGCAGATTATAAAGAGGTCATTATGTATGGTATCACCTCATGAATTATGTGTAATGTCTGCCTCTAAAGTATTAGTTATCCAGGAATTACAATCCCTGTTgtcaaaacagagaaaatataatcacaggtgTCTAGTTGGCAACGACCTGTGGCCTAGGCTCTTGAGAGCACAAGGGGCTAGACTGCCCCTCCAGAGCTAATGAGTAAACACAGGGAGCCAGGGCACCCTCCATCTGGATACATAGCTTATGCTGTCCTTGGGAAAGGATAaaaagtttccaaagatgaaaaagatcccAGCATATAGAATCCAGGAATtgaccttcctgtgctgggagtacaagatccagtctgtgttcatgtgttcttagaaaggaggagtggcccctggttatggaacgCAGTAGCAGAAtgtggcaataccagaacagggaagtggggagaggtggattggggaatacggggaaggaagagggcttatggaaatTTCCTAgagtggaagtcagaaaaggggaaatcatttgaaatataaatataaaatatatcgaagaaaaaataggacaaaaaaagaaacacattttcagcAGGGctatggtagcacacgcctgtaatcctagcacttgggaggcagtggcagactgatttctgagttcaaggccagcctggtctacagagtgagtttcaggatagtcacggctacacagagaaaccctgtctcacaaaaccaaaataaataaataaataaataaaaataaattaaaatacttaaatgtgtatgtgtcttggtttctgaaaaggtgtttttaaaaaaaaaagcacatgttcatggagttctatcttcctggggacaggccatactacacaccaaatccgttatatgaaaaattgaagttaaaggagaaggagaatatgacatttctacacacctcagagaaggagaacatTGAGGCCAAAGAGAACTTCCAGGATCTCAAGAAGGAGATTAACTTCTATCGGTAAGTACTGTTCATGGAGGTCAGCAGGTATGGAATGGccatttctgacttcctttgttcctggactggagagtctgcaggtctGATTCTATTCCTTCGGCCTTTTGGCCATCACTGTGCCTTGGGACTTCTCCTGTCAGTTTCAAAGTCTGTAAGAGACTGTTACTCACCCTAACATTGTCCAGGCATCATCAGGAGCCTCTCATTAGAAGTGATTCAGATCATGAGATGGTTATAGAACAGTACTAGATCTATGTGGCTCAGGGATGGTTTTACAGAGCTAAATGTGATCTAACAAATGGATACAATGCCTTCCTCTTGGTTCTACTGACCTGCATTGAGGGTATCTGCAACCTACTAATTGATGTTGCTGAAATGCATTGGGCTGCCATGGATAGTTTCAGATACCCCGTTCTTTTGGAGAGACATGCAACCATATTTGTGTTTGGACTGCAGCAATCACTTTTTCTTCCCTCAAGTTGCTATTCTCTGTTTGTGTACCTCTTAAGAATGTATTGAGATGTACTGCATTAGGTATTCATGGGAACCTAGGTCCTGGTGGGGTTAATGGAACCTTGAtgtaggaatgggaggaggagcctgcaggATCTTACCATGAAGATTGTGTTTCTAGCAACCTGCACAGCCGGCTCCTGATGCAGAAGAACCTTATGAATATGAGGTTGGTcacactgaagcaggagaacaaggaagtacatgctgattggaccatcatTCAGCAATACCTGGTTGACTTGAACCTGATTGATAAAGATGAACAGGAGAAGCCCAGCATCCTCCAGGACCTACAACATCAGGTAGGTACAAGCAGCTCAGCCTGGCTTATACTGACTGATAACATTTTCCCATTgcatccatctttgctttcaccTAGCACCTTTCTAATCTACACTCCCACCCACCTCAGAGAATGCAGTTGTTCATTGCTTGGTCTCTGCACAAGGATTCGGGGTTGTTAGCCTTGTGATAAGCTGATGTATTGGCAAGTATACCTTACTACTCCTCTTTAATCTGAAGACTAGTAAGGGTGATCGATCAATAACACACCACATTCCTACACATGGTCATGTTAACTGGGCTGCTTTGCAGAGCTTTGAGCAAGTGCTATGTCCTGTGACAGAGGTCATGCATGAGTCATGTGACTTCCCCAGTGGGAAGCATCATGCAGGGTTAAAATCCAAATGCTAATAGGTAACTTGTTCTTCTCCTTGTATTTGATCTGtgcattttcccttcttcctgtaACCTAGTGTGCTCTCTTCTCATTGCCCATTTCTTGTTATGCACTGATAGAAGTCTGAGTAACAGCTCTCAGGCCCATGTATTGGGTGAA
It contains:
- the LOC127677773 gene encoding disks large homolog 5-like, with the translated sequence MNMFAKLCKHFGRANVDGRETRERRKEEAGLSSESNEGQRRWSWRMWRAGRQTSSPVTLLSKKQAKEEEERLTRELQLVTQEGNELRDRLIYVIEGAMNKRPYYTPNPLYEKLKLKEKENMTFLHTSEKENIEAKENFQDLKKEINFYRNLHSRLLMQKNLMNMRLVTLKQENKEVHADWTIIQQYLVDLNLIDKDEQEKPSILQDLQHQDAESVARAEISTAQEEGLLQNELPPQEDTADLQLQQPQNNLEESSYT